In Nostoc sp. GT001, a genomic segment contains:
- a CDS encoding aminotransferase class III-fold pyridoxal phosphate-dependent enzyme, producing MPPESAQGIKTQQLRVSHAFHSPLIAPMLDSFETEASQVKFQTPRLPLISNLTGEMLPSEYIPDANYWRRHTREPVKFMAGINSLFAQGYNLFLEIGSKPILSRMGQKCQQSHATWLPSLSPGQEDWQVLLSSLSALYVQGVNINWRGFDRDYSRNKRSLPTYPFQRQRYWIQDTTQVMDEQKLDAKVSQFQTDAISHTKPPQQILVTLGSIISKLLQLDPNEIDIHTPFLEMGADSLILIDAIAAIENTYNIKISISQLFEEYRTIEALATYIAQNVPSPELESQPTQPEQLTPQIANTVIPNSPETLHESALERIMSQQLQVMSQLMSQQLELLQGKGSNQAQVSSPSNGGSLSPQQATAPTVNYYQNGKPNQQLVSETQIRELNPQQQRHLQALIARYTKRTQQSKQRAEISRSLLADSRAVAGFRPSIKEMVYPIIGERAKGAKFWDIDGNEYIDISMGFGVLLFGHDAPFITQALTEQIHQGIQLGPQSNLATEVAGLICELTNMERVTFCNTGTEAVMTALRLARTTTGRNKIALFTGSYHGHFDGVLARAVQGETNTVPMTVGISPYAVADVLVLDYGNPQSLDILRTHAGELAAVLVEPVQSRHPHLQPQGFLQQLRQLTQAEGIALIFDEVITGFRIHPGGFQAYCGIEADLVIYGKIIGGGLPMGVIAGKRDYMNGIDGGIWNYGNASYPQAQKTFFAGTFNKNHLGMAAARAVLQHLKQEGFGLQQQLNHNTSELAATLNAYFQAENVPIELVHFGSLFRFASSENIDLLFYHLLEKGIYIWEGRNCFLSTAHTHADIDRIIQAVKDSIKELRQGGFLLKGGSKSPASELPVTPSKKAPLHFPSPKEISDRLTPQFQQLIVQEDLEAYQQGLTKLEALSLTYILKAFQSMGWEFHPGKEFTLVAIAQQLGVVNQHQRLLGRLLEILAEEGILRPVSDGWEVMRVPKIEHFQAGEILSEYPALEAELSLLQRCGQELAQVLQGKRHPLELLFPNGDSTSLTKLYQDSPVARIMNAMVQKTIAIALENLPKGSNVGILEIGAGTGGTTAHILPHLPERQTKYLFTDLSPLFLAKARQKFGDYPFVGYEILDIEQELEAQGFDSHQYDIIVAANVLHATADLRNSLKQVLQLLLPGGLLVLMEGTTRQRWLDLIFGLTQGWWKFGDSNLRPSYPLLDASQWQTLLEESGFREVMTIPATSQMFAVLPQQSVIVAEAAQKIPLTEAQKQLWVLAQMSEEGSIAYNESVSLQLQGSLDLEAMYQAVQKIVNRHEALRTIISTQSNCQQILPSVKIDIPIIDFSNWDSSTCKVQVAKWLEKEGRKPFDFSVGLYYASISLS from the coding sequence TTGCCGCCTGAGTCAGCCCAAGGAATCAAAACTCAACAGTTGCGAGTTTCTCACGCCTTTCATTCCCCACTCATCGCCCCGATGCTGGATAGCTTTGAGACTGAGGCCAGCCAAGTAAAGTTTCAAACTCCACGCCTACCCCTAATTTCTAACCTCACAGGCGAAATGCTGCCCTCTGAATATATCCCTGATGCCAATTATTGGCGACGGCATACCAGAGAACCAGTAAAATTCATGGCGGGGATAAATAGTTTATTTGCTCAAGGCTATAACTTATTTTTAGAAATCGGTTCCAAGCCCATCCTCTCCAGAATGGGCCAAAAATGCCAGCAAAGTCATGCAACCTGGCTCCCTTCCCTATCCCCAGGACAAGAGGATTGGCAAGTGTTGCTTTCGAGCTTATCTGCTCTGTACGTGCAAGGGGTAAATATTAACTGGAGGGGATTCGATCGAGATTATTCCAGAAATAAGCGATCGCTTCCTACCTATCCCTTCCAACGTCAACGTTACTGGATTCAAGATACAACTCAAGTCATGGATGAACAGAAATTAGATGCCAAGGTATCCCAGTTCCAGACAGATGCAATTTCTCACACCAAACCACCACAGCAAATTTTAGTCACATTGGGTTCTATTATCAGTAAATTACTGCAATTAGATCCTAATGAAATAGATATTCACACACCTTTTTTGGAAATGGGGGCTGATTCGCTGATCCTCATTGATGCGATCGCAGCGATTGAAAACACATATAACATTAAGATATCTATTAGCCAGCTATTTGAAGAATATAGAACCATTGAGGCGTTAGCAACTTACATTGCTCAGAATGTACCTTCCCCGGAATTAGAGTCTCAGCCTACACAGCCAGAGCAATTAACCCCACAAATTGCGAATACAGTAATTCCCAATTCACCAGAAACTTTGCATGAGTCAGCATTAGAGCGAATTATGTCACAGCAACTTCAAGTGATGTCTCAGCTAATGTCTCAGCAGCTAGAACTATTACAGGGTAAGGGAAGTAATCAAGCGCAGGTATCATCACCCTCAAATGGAGGTTCTTTATCCCCACAGCAAGCAACTGCACCTACTGTTAATTATTACCAGAACGGCAAACCAAATCAGCAGCTAGTTTCAGAAACTCAAATTAGGGAACTGAACCCACAACAACAGCGCCATTTACAAGCACTGATCGCCCGCTATACCAAACGGACGCAACAATCTAAGCAACGAGCCGAAATCAGCCGCTCTCTTCTGGCTGATAGTAGGGCTGTGGCTGGATTCCGCCCTTCCATCAAAGAAATGGTCTATCCGATTATTGGAGAACGAGCAAAAGGTGCAAAATTTTGGGATATTGATGGTAACGAGTATATCGACATCTCGATGGGGTTTGGGGTGTTGCTGTTTGGTCATGATGCACCATTTATAACTCAAGCCTTGACAGAACAGATTCACCAAGGAATACAACTAGGGCCTCAATCCAATCTGGCAACAGAGGTAGCTGGGTTAATCTGTGAATTAACTAATATGGAGCGAGTCACTTTCTGTAATACAGGTACAGAAGCGGTGATGACAGCGCTGCGGTTGGCACGGACAACGACTGGCCGGAATAAGATTGCTCTATTTACTGGCTCCTATCATGGTCATTTCGATGGAGTCTTAGCTAGGGCAGTCCAAGGTGAGACGAATACTGTACCAATGACTGTAGGGATCTCACCTTATGCAGTTGCCGATGTGCTGGTACTGGATTATGGCAATCCCCAATCCCTGGATATTTTACGGACTCATGCTGGCGAACTGGCGGCTGTATTGGTTGAACCAGTGCAAAGTCGCCATCCTCATTTACAACCCCAAGGGTTTTTACAACAGTTGAGGCAATTGACACAAGCTGAGGGAATTGCCCTAATTTTCGATGAAGTAATTACAGGTTTCCGCATCCATCCAGGAGGCTTTCAGGCTTACTGTGGGATTGAAGCGGATCTGGTAATCTATGGCAAAATTATCGGCGGCGGACTACCGATGGGAGTCATCGCTGGTAAGAGGGATTACATGAATGGCATTGACGGCGGGATATGGAACTATGGTAATGCCTCCTATCCTCAAGCACAAAAGACTTTTTTCGCTGGAACCTTTAATAAAAATCATCTAGGAATGGCGGCAGCACGGGCAGTATTGCAACATCTCAAGCAAGAAGGTTTTGGCCTGCAACAGCAATTAAACCATAATACCTCTGAGTTAGCGGCAACCCTGAATGCTTACTTCCAAGCGGAGAATGTACCGATAGAGTTAGTCCATTTTGGCTCCCTATTTCGCTTCGCTTCCTCAGAAAATATAGACTTGCTGTTTTATCATTTACTAGAAAAAGGCATTTACATTTGGGAAGGGCGTAACTGCTTTCTCTCAACTGCACATACCCATGCAGATATCGATCGCATCATCCAGGCAGTCAAAGATAGTATCAAGGAACTGCGACAAGGAGGTTTTTTGCTCAAAGGTGGGAGTAAGTCGCCAGCAAGTGAACTACCTGTCACGCCGTCAAAGAAAGCACCACTTCACTTCCCAAGCCCAAAAGAAATTAGCGATCGCCTTACACCCCAATTCCAACAATTAATTGTCCAGGAAGACTTAGAAGCTTATCAACAAGGATTAACTAAACTAGAAGCTTTGAGCCTGACTTATATCCTCAAAGCCTTCCAATCAATGGGTTGGGAGTTTCACCCAGGTAAGGAGTTTACATTGGTAGCGATCGCTCAACAGTTGGGTGTGGTTAACCAACACCAACGCTTACTAGGTCGCCTCCTGGAGATATTGGCAGAAGAAGGAATACTGCGTCCAGTTAGCGATGGCTGGGAAGTGATGCGAGTCCCGAAAATTGAACATTTTCAGGCCGGGGAAATTTTAAGTGAGTACCCAGCTTTAGAAGCAGAGTTATCTTTGCTACAGCGTTGCGGACAAGAACTAGCACAGGTGTTACAAGGAAAACGTCACCCATTAGAGTTATTATTCCCCAATGGCGACTCAACAAGTTTAACCAAGCTGTATCAGGATTCACCCGTAGCACGAATCATGAACGCTATGGTACAAAAAACAATTGCGATCGCACTGGAAAATTTGCCCAAGGGTAGTAACGTCGGAATTCTCGAAATTGGCGCTGGGACTGGGGGAACAACAGCCCATATCCTGCCTCATCTGCCCGAACGACAAACAAAATATCTATTTACCGATTTGTCCCCCTTATTCCTTGCCAAAGCTAGGCAGAAATTTGGCGATTATCCATTTGTAGGTTATGAAATATTAGACATCGAACAAGAGCTTGAAGCTCAAGGTTTTGATTCTCATCAATACGATATCATTGTGGCGGCTAATGTCTTGCACGCCACCGCAGATTTGCGTAATTCCCTGAAACAGGTGTTGCAGTTATTGCTTCCAGGGGGACTGCTAGTGCTGATGGAAGGGACAACTCGCCAGCGTTGGCTGGATTTAATATTTGGATTAACTCAGGGGTGGTGGAAATTTGGCGATTCCAATTTGCGACCATCTTACCCATTGCTTGATGCTTCCCAATGGCAAACCTTATTAGAGGAGAGCGGATTTAGAGAAGTAATGACTATTCCTGCTACCTCGCAGATGTTTGCAGTTTTACCCCAACAGTCCGTAATTGTCGCTGAAGCAGCACAAAAAATCCCCCTAACTGAGGCTCAAAAACAACTCTGGGTGTTGGCGCAGATGAGCGAAGAAGGTTCAATTGCCTACAACGAATCTGTAAGTCTGCAATTACAGGGGTCACTTGACTTAGAGGCAATGTATCAGGCTGTGCAAAAAATTGTCAATCGCCATGAGGCTTTACGAACTATTATCAGCACTCAAAGTAATTGTCAGCAGATATTACCTTCTGTGAAAATCGATATTCCGATAATTGATTTCTCAAATTGGGAT
- a CDS encoding acyl-CoA-binding protein, with the protein MLNQDQVKHFQQKGWVGPVDIFAPAEIAAVKECLETNSRIIKEADGQEIITFYNNVLNLETPRDHYLFHKPIAELFQHPQLIQRLNQIAGENLLLWYTNVFCKMPGQGEIKWHQAKEFYTSSDIDFAKKTLVYSQDEDPLNLTVWVALEDADLENGCMRFANGSHQRIFKILKGSVPASEGVFAGISAHKTVWQKEQQYSLSYEFDENDWEVESVPVKAGQAIVFTESTMHCSLPNHSNRRRLAIIGRYVRPSTQVYPYRWQGDFIDENAHNIKRHFCILVSGRDDYRHNVVRDEHDLDETEVEFQLMSNLVRFGHVNIPEDKLQLEIYGLEKQVLEGDCQEEEPNPILHPRKYIQWQAWNRYQGMSTTEAMKRYNQLVRSLPRKNPKDVSSRSNTSTVNKGVLKAADIESWLISYLSELLDTQPDEIEVKIPFQRYGLSSAEGTVLIGDLEAATGYKLAPTLVYEYPTIEALAQHIAEEMQVLA; encoded by the coding sequence ATGTTAAATCAAGACCAAGTTAAACATTTCCAACAAAAAGGATGGGTCGGCCCAGTTGATATCTTTGCACCAGCAGAAATTGCCGCAGTAAAGGAATGTTTAGAAACTAATAGCCGCATTATCAAAGAAGCAGACGGACAGGAAATTATCACATTTTATAATAATGTTCTTAATTTAGAAACTCCCCGCGATCATTATCTATTTCATAAACCAATAGCAGAACTATTTCAACATCCACAACTAATTCAGCGCTTAAACCAAATCGCTGGAGAAAACTTATTGCTTTGGTATACCAATGTCTTTTGTAAAATGCCCGGACAAGGGGAAATTAAATGGCATCAAGCGAAAGAGTTTTATACATCAAGTGACATCGACTTTGCTAAGAAAACTTTAGTTTATTCTCAAGACGAAGACCCTTTAAATTTAACAGTCTGGGTGGCCTTGGAAGATGCCGACCTGGAAAATGGTTGTATGCGTTTCGCCAATGGATCGCATCAACGAATATTTAAAATATTAAAAGGGAGTGTTCCGGCATCTGAAGGTGTGTTTGCTGGCATTAGTGCCCATAAAACAGTTTGGCAAAAAGAGCAACAATACTCCTTATCTTATGAATTTGATGAAAATGACTGGGAAGTAGAATCAGTGCCAGTCAAGGCAGGTCAAGCGATCGTCTTTACTGAAAGTACAATGCACTGTTCCCTACCCAATCACTCAAATCGTCGTCGCTTGGCGATTATTGGCCGTTATGTGCGTCCAAGTACCCAGGTTTATCCCTATCGCTGGCAAGGGGATTTTATTGATGAAAATGCCCACAACATCAAAAGGCATTTTTGTATTTTAGTTTCTGGACGTGATGATTATAGACATAACGTAGTTAGAGATGAGCATGATTTAGATGAGACGGAAGTAGAATTTCAACTCATGTCTAATTTGGTGCGGTTTGGTCATGTAAATATCCCAGAAGACAAACTACAACTAGAAATTTACGGTTTGGAAAAACAGGTTTTAGAAGGAGATTGTCAAGAAGAAGAACCAAATCCAATTTTGCATCCGCGTAAATATATTCAATGGCAAGCGTGGAATCGATATCAAGGCATGAGTACTACAGAAGCAATGAAGCGGTATAACCAATTAGTAAGGAGTTTGCCACGAAAAAATCCCAAAGATGTCAGCAGTAGAAGCAATACTAGTACAGTAAACAAGGGAGTATTAAAAGCAGCGGATATTGAAAGTTGGTTAATTTCTTATCTGTCTGAACTGTTGGACACGCAACCAGATGAAATAGAAGTGAAAATTCCCTTCCAACGTTATGGTTTATCCTCAGCAGAAGGAACTGTTCTAATTGGCGATCTAGAAGCTGCGACAGGATATAAACTTGCTCCGACTCTAGTATATGAATACCCGACTATTGAGGCTTTAGCCCAACACATAGCAGAGGAAATGCAAGTTTTGGCGTAA
- a CDS encoding acyltransferase domain-containing protein, with protein sequence MSDVSLADVCFSANTGRSHFAHRLAIVAQSSKQLGDRLSNLTENQAMTGILAGKVASRKSLKIAFLFTGQGSQYVGMGRQLYETQPTFRKTLERCDEILRPYLDKPLLEILYATDAESSLLDETAYTQPALFALEYALAELWQSWGVIPHVVIGHSLGEYVAACVAGVFSLEEGLKLVAKRASLMQSLPQTGEMVAVFASESQVKAAIQPYSSEVAIAAINGLENIVISGLRSPVRALVAA encoded by the coding sequence ATGTCTGATGTATCTTTGGCAGATGTCTGCTTTAGTGCCAACACGGGGCGATCGCATTTTGCCCATCGGTTGGCAATTGTCGCGCAATCAAGCAAACAGTTAGGCGATCGCCTCAGTAATTTAACTGAGAATCAGGCAATGACTGGAATATTGGCTGGTAAGGTTGCCAGCCGCAAGTCCTTGAAAATAGCCTTTTTATTCACCGGACAGGGGTCACAATACGTAGGCATGGGTCGTCAACTTTACGAAACCCAGCCTACCTTCCGCAAAACTCTCGAACGTTGCGATGAAATTCTCCGTCCCTATTTGGACAAGCCGTTGCTGGAAATCCTCTATGCAACCGATGCTGAAAGTTCACTTTTAGACGAAACTGCCTATACCCAACCCGCTTTATTTGCCCTAGAATATGCCCTCGCCGAATTATGGCAGTCTTGGGGTGTTATCCCTCACGTCGTAATTGGTCACAGTTTGGGTGAATATGTCGCCGCTTGTGTGGCGGGGGTATTTAGCCTGGAAGAAGGTCTAAAGCTAGTGGCAAAAAGAGCTAGTTTGATGCAGTCATTGCCCCAAACTGGTGAAATGGTCGCTGTCTTTGCCTCTGAAAGTCAGGTAAAAGCAGCAATTCAACCATACTCCTCAGAAGTTGCCATTGCCGCGATTAATGGACTTGAGAATATTGTCATTTCCGGTCTGCGATCGCCAGTCAGGGCACTAGTTGCCGCCTGA